In Oncorhynchus mykiss isolate Arlee chromosome 1, USDA_OmykA_1.1, whole genome shotgun sequence, the following proteins share a genomic window:
- the LOC110501328 gene encoding 5-hydroxytryptamine receptor 3A has product MDENRSPIIPYVYIKHTGKVREAKPVRVVSSCNLDIYTFPFDVQNCTFTFNSYIHRVSDIRIILGKKVEDILKRSISVLSTEGEWELMDIKSRRFNLSAPDQGESNPYDELGFYIVLRRRATLYVVNLLIPSFFLITVDLFSFLLPPQNVDRSSFKMSLIFGYSVFLLIVNDLLPVTGSTIPLINVFFAICLALMVASLLETILITNLLVGSSNFHPVPGWVRVLVLRFMGTLVWLPQKSGEDKIILNPVAGETDVKVCPLVTVERQVQTGEPGKMWAEAGDPALAELRNLGNELQSIRLQVAQHVDGNQISQDWMQVGYILDRLLFGVYCIFITFSFIVIISIWSNSCNQ; this is encoded by the exons ATGGATGAAAACAGATCTCCTATCATCCCTTATGTGTACATTAAGCACACTGGTAAAGTGCGAGAAGCCAAACCTGTCAGAGTGGTTAGCTCCTGTAACCTGGACATCTACACCTTCCCCTTTGACGTCCAGAACTGCACCTTCACCTTCAACTCCTACATCCACCGCG TGTCGGACATAAGGATTATTTTAGGGAAGAAGGTGGAGGACATCCTGAAACGCTCCATTAGCGTGTTGTCCACCGAAGGGGAGTGGGAGCTGATGGACATCAAATCCAGGAGGTTCAATTTATCAGCACCCGATCAGGGAGAAAGCAACCCATATGATGAGCTCGGCTTCTAC ATTGTCCTGAGGCGCAGAGCAACCCTCTATGTGGTGAACCTCCTGATCCCCAGCTTCTTTCTCATCACTGTGGATCTCTTCAGCTTCCTGCTGCCTCCCCAGAACGTGGACCGCTCCTCCTTCAAGATGAGCCTTATTTTTGGCTACTCCGTCTTCCTGCTCATCGTGAATGACCTGCTGCCAGTCACAGGAAGCACCATACCATTGATAA ATGTGTTCTTCGCCATCTGCTTGGCTCTGATGGTGGCCAGCCTGCTGGAGACTATTCTCATCACCAACCTCCTGGTCGGCTCCAGTAACTTCCACCCAGTGCCTGGCTGGGTCCGAGTGCTCGTCCTGCGCTTCATGGGCACCCTCGTCTGGCTGCCTCAGAAATCCGGAGAGGACAAGATCATCCTCAATCCAGTTGCAGGAG AAACAGACGTGAAAGTCTGCCCTCTAGTGACGGTGGAGAGACAGGTTCAAACAGGAGAACCAGGTAAGATGTGGGCAGAGGCAGGCGATCCAGCCCTGGCGGAGCTGAGGAATCTGGGCAATGAGCTCCAGTCCATCCGCCTCCAGGTGGCCCAGCATGTGGACGGGAACCAGATCTCCCAGGACTGGATGCAGGTGGGCTACATCCTCGACCGGCTGCTGTTTGGTGTCTACTGCATCTTCATCACCTTCAGCTTCATCGTCATCATCAGCATCTGGAGTAATTCGTGCAACCAGTGA